The genomic segment ATCTCTCAGGGCATAACCTCTCCTCCGAGCCTGTTGTCGCTTTTAGCTGGTCGTTTCAAAGCCTGCCTGCAGGCTCGAACGCAACGCTTGATAGTACGAATACACAATGGACCACGTTTCGTCCAGATACGACCGGACAGTTTGTCGTCAAGCTGGAAATTACAACGGCATCGGGAACGGCCGATACCACCGTCACTATTACAAGTGCCAAATATGTCGGTGTGGGAGGCATTGCGGGATTGCCATCCGACCCGTCGAAGGGGCAGTGTTCGTTGTGCCATTCGGGAAAAACAGCGGAATGGCAAGGAACGGGCCATGCGACGATGTTTCAAGAGGCAATTGACGGCCAAAAAAGCAGTCATTATGCCGGATATTGCATTGAATGCCATACCGTAGGTTACGATACGGATTCCACGGCCGTTAACGGTGGATTTGACGATGTGGCAAAAGAACTCGGGTGGACTTTCCCAGCGGTGTTACAGGCGGGCAATTGGGATTCCCTTGTTACCAACTATCCGGATCTTGCCCAGAAGGCGAATATCCAGTGTGAAAATTGCCACGGACCGGGAAGCCTTCACAAGGGAAATACAAGTAATATTGCCGTTTCGCTCAGGGAAGGCGTCTGCGCTAAATGCCACGGTGAAGAGCCCTACCATCGGAGATCACTCCAGTGGAGCCGGTCGGCTCACGCCGTTGGGGTTTCCTTTGCCGCAAATCGGGAAGGTTGTGCAGAATGCCATTCGGGATACGGATTTATTCATAAAATTGACCCCAATAGTGCACTGGAAAAAACAACCGGTTTTCCGCAAACCACTTGCGCTGTCTGTCATGATCCGCACAGTGCCGACGTCGAGCATCAATTGCGAACGGAAGCGGATGTCACTTTAAAGAATGGCGATGTGATTTCTTTCGGCGGCGCCGGCAAACTCTGTATGAATTGCCATCACGCCAGACAGGATGCAGCGACTTATTCAAATGCCTACCATCCCCATTACGGACCCCACCACAGCCCGCAGGCCGATATGCTGGCCGGTACGAATGCCGTTACCTTCGGAATGAATATTCCCAGTTCCAACCACAAAAATGTGGTCAAAGATGCCTGTGTCACCTGCCACATGGGAGCAACTCCCGCGACCGGAAAACCCGGACATGATTATGTCGGCGCCCACACATTTGCCATGCACTGGACCAATCCTCAGGATTCCACCCAAGAGGTTGACAATGTGGCACCCTGCCAGACATGCCACGGCAACATCACTTCTTTTGACGATATCATGGCGAAAAAAGACTATGATGGTGACGGCACCATTGAAAGTGCCCAGGACGAAGTCGCCGGTTTGCTGGATGAGGTGGGAAAACTTTTACCGCCACTGGGCGACCCAAAGGTGGTTGAATCGTCGGCGTATACTCCCGTGCAGTTAAAAGCCGCCTATAATTATGAATTTGTAAAGAATGACGGTAGTTACGGCATTCACAACTTTCAATATGCCGTGAATCTATTGAAAGCCTCTTATGAAGCCCTGACCACAGGCAATATTGGGGCAGGAACGATTGTATCGATCACGGATGTACCGAATGACCAGGGCAAAAAGGTACGTGTGGTCTGGACAAAATTCGGCGGCGACGGGATTGGTGTCAATCCTATTCAGCAATATGTCCTCTGGCGCCGCGTGGACGACCGGACAAATGGAACAAACGGGAAAGAAATTCCTGTTTATGAATCCCTCGAATCGGTTCCGCTAAATTTGATCACGACCCTGCCCGGGGCACGCGTTATGATTAACGGGCAGCTCTGGGATTTTGCGGGCAGCGTACCCGCATCCGCACAAAAAACATACAGTGCGATTGCACCCACTTTATTTGATTCAACAAAAACCAAAGGCATGTACTGGTCCGTATTTCGAATATCCGGTTTAACCAAAATTCCTGCCGTTTACACGACTTCTGCGCCGGACAGTGGGTACTCCGTGGATAACCTCTCGCCCGCAGTACCAGGCGATATTATGGCTACTGAAACTCAAACAGGAGCGGAATTAAGTTGGAATAAACCCGTTGACGAGGATTTCAATTATTTTGCGATTTATCGGAGCACCACTCCTGGCTTTGATCCGGCCAATACCGAACCTTATGCCACAACAACTGAGAATAAGTTTAGTGACAACAACGTGGCCATGGGAAACAGCTATTATTACCGCCTGTCAGCTTTCGACTTTTCCGGAAATCAAAGTGCATTCTCAAAAGAGATTGCTTTAACAATCACAAAAGTGAACGATACACCGAGGACAACGATTCCGAATCAATTCGTACTGAAACAAAACTTTCCAAATCCATTTAACCCCTCTACAAAAATAACATTTGGGTTACCGTCAAGCGAACAGACGACCCTTGCCATTTACAATCTTTTAGGCGCAAAAGTCCGATTGCTTGCCCAAGGGAAGTTCAGCGCCGGCTATCACTCAATTGTCTGGGACGGCCGGGATGATCGCGGAAGAGTCGTTGGACCAGGAATTTATTTGTACCGTCTGCAAAGCGGCTCAAGAATACTCGTTAACAAAATGATTTTTATGAAATAAAACAAAATTCTCTCCCCCAGAGCTCTCATCTGGGGGAGAGATTTATGTTATTCGAAATATGCACGCTTTTACCACAAGCGTTGAAACAATCCCCGTATCCGTTTCCAACTGGAAATCCATCCAAAAATATTTTTTATTTCTGCAATTTTTTTCTTGACTTTTAATGAGATTTATTATAATTTAAAGTCGTAGATAATAATCATTCTCCATTAATAGTCGGAAGGTCATGCCCACAAAAAAAGAAATCACGATTTGCATTCAGAAATGCCGGGAAAATGGTTTGAAGGCCACGCCCCAGCGGCTTCTGATATACAATGAACTGGGCGCTTCAAATGGCCATCTTTCTCCGGAACAGCTTTATCACCGCGTAAAAAAATTTCAACCCAGCATTTCACTTGCAACGGTGTACAAAGCTCTCGACGCGTTCTACTCAGTGGGGCTTGTGGCAAAGGTCACCTGTCAAGATTGCACAAGTGCCTATTACGAAACGAATACAAATCATCATCACCACCTCATCTGCAAGAAATGTCATAGAATCGAGGATATCTATTCCGATCAGCTGGATATCCTCAGCATACCTCAATCTCTAATCAAAGAATACAAAATTAGCGGGGTGAGTCTACAACTTGAAGGCATTTGTAAGAAATGCCAGGCAAAATGAATTAGGATTTTGCTCCCCGGCTTTTGCCCCAAAAGGCTGAAGGCGGGGCACCCATCATACGGCGTTCAATCCGTCTTCAGCGACTGCTTTCAATTTCCGGACAATTCGACGGGATTGCCAGGATTAAGCACCCTGTTGCTTCTTCATCCGTAAAGGGTTCTCTCGTTTCTGACGAAAACACGCTTTTGGGTGTCACCTAATACATAACGCATTTTTTAAGACGAACCGTTCTCTTCCAGCACTATCTTTGTTTTCTTCCAGAATCCTGTCCCGTTTTTCACCAGAAGGGGTTTTTGCTGGTTCTTGTGGAGAATGATTCTCCATTATAAAGACAGAAAAAAGTCGAACCCTTTATCTTCTAAAGGAGGTGGTTCATTTGCTTGTCTCAATTTTCAGACGCGGGCCCTTTCTGAGTTCACTCTAAAAACCACTAATAACGCAAACCACACGAATTCCATCTTAAATGAACCGGTTCCGTGAAAATTTGCGAAATTTGTGGACAAAGGCTTTTTGGAGCAGACTCATTCAATCCAAATAAATAAATTAAGGAGTAAAGCAATGAAAAAAATTTTTTTCTTTTTTGCCTGCACGTTATTTTATCTGGGAATGGCCTTTCCCGACGGCTTGCTCGATGTTTTCGCTCAGGATTTTGTATCGTCTGAAAAATGCCTGACTTGCCATAAATTTCCTGTCGGCGACAAACCTGCCATGGCCGGCTGGACAACCACATTTCACGCTACCGGGATCACCCCTGTCATTGGCGACAGCTCCATGATCCCGCAGCACGGCGTGATTTGCGACGCTAATCAAAACGGCGTCGACGATTTCAAAGACGGCCTGGACCTGTCCACTGTCCCCGCCTTTTCCGCTTTTGGCGCCAATGCCCCCAAACTCGCCTACGATGAAACCAATGGTTACCAGGTCACCATCGGGGACATTACCTACACCGTGCTGCTCACTTACGGAGGCAGCGGCGTGTACAAACAACGTTACATCACAAAAATCCCGGTGGGCGCTTCGGGTGGTGTTTTGTCAGACGGCTACTACGTGCTGCCCATTCAATACAACGAGGCCACCCATCAGTGGGTCCAGTACAGCCCCGACCACTGGTACGACATGAGCACGCACACGCCGCTCTTTTCCACAGCCACCAGCTACGGGGATATTGTGACCCACGGGAAAAGTTTCGACAAGGGGTGTGCCGGCTGCCATTTTACGGGAATGTCTTTAAGCGTAACCGCCAACGGTGAATTTACTGCCAAGGCGGTCCACGGGTCTCCTCTGGGAGATGCGCTGGCCTTTGATTACGATGGCGACGGAACACCGGATGAAATCAACACGGGCTGTCTGGATTGCCACTACAGCGCAGAAGGCAATCACATGGGAACGGGTGTGGGTGTCGCCAATCCCAAGGCCCTGGGTGCCGAACGCTCCAGTGAGGTCTGTGGGCGCTGCCATTCCCGCGGAAAAAGTGTGGGCACCATGGCGGGACAGAATGTCAGTTACCCGTGGGCCGGCACAGATGACGCGCACGGCACCTTTCTGCCGGGTGACACCCTGGCCAATTTTTACACGGATGGCGGCGGCTATTGGGGCAATCCCCGCAAGGCGTCGAAGAAGCATCACCAGCAATGGCTGGACTGGAAAGGAACACCCCATGCCACCACGTCCTACAATCACGAACTTCCCACGTCTGAAGGCGAAGTGAATTGCTACTCCTGTCACGATCCCCACAACAAGACGGAATGGGGGCATCAACTGCGGCTGAACCCCGAAGACAATTCACTTTGTCTGGACTGCCATTTGAGTCCCTACGCCTTCAAAGACCTTTCCGCCGTGGAAACCCATTCGATGCACCCGTACAATCCGGATCCCACCGACGGAAGCGATCCTTCGGGACGCTGCACGGCCTGCCATTACCCGAAATCGGCCAAAAGTGCGGTGGCGTACGACGTGTCCCATCACGGGGAGTACGTGCTCACGCCCGATTTAACGCTCAAATACAAAATGCCCAATTCCTGCGCCATGTGTCATAATCAGAATAAATATGGTGAAGGCGCGGTGGATACACTTTTGGCCACATGGTCCAATCCGGAAGATTCTGTCATCGCTACCTGGGCGAAAAGTTATATGCCGCTGTTCACTCACGACCGTCAGATTAACACCGTTCAGGCCAAACGGATTCCCTCGGGAACCAGTCCTCCGGTTCTGGACGGCGTCGCGGAAGACGTGTGGAATCTAGCGACCGCCACCACAATCGATATGGTGATTGCGGGCGTCAACCAATCGGCTATGCAGGTTGAATTAAAAGCCCTTTATGACCAGAACAAAATTTACCTTCTGGCCAAGTGGGCCGACCCAACCTTTACCGTTCGGCGGCAGGAGCTGGTTTACCAGGACGGCGTCTGGAAGACCACTGATCAGACCGATCTGACACGGGAAGACCGAATCGGGATTTTCTGGCCGATTACGGAAATTGAGGGCTTCAAAGAACGTGGCTGTATGGCCACCTGCCACAACACCCGGGAACGCTGGGGCAAATATCTGAAAACCGGTGAATTGGGCGATATGTGGCATTCCAAAGGTGCCCGGACCTGGCCCTTCGGTCATGTGGATGATAAATTCACGGATGGC from the Calditrichota bacterium genome contains:
- a CDS encoding T9SS type A sorting domain-containing protein is translated as MRKVLLCFGSALLWFGISFSAVYAQTPKAQIRIESLSPIQLAERNWTTSPSSGLSNVGKGELIYLSGHNLSSEPVVAFSWSFQSLPAGSNATLDSTNTQWTTFRPDTTGQFVVKLEITTASGTADTTVTITSAKYVGVGGIAGLPSDPSKGQCSLCHSGKTAEWQGTGHATMFQEAIDGQKSSHYAGYCIECHTVGYDTDSTAVNGGFDDVAKELGWTFPAVLQAGNWDSLVTNYPDLAQKANIQCENCHGPGSLHKGNTSNIAVSLREGVCAKCHGEEPYHRRSLQWSRSAHAVGVSFAANREGCAECHSGYGFIHKIDPNSALEKTTGFPQTTCAVCHDPHSADVEHQLRTEADVTLKNGDVISFGGAGKLCMNCHHARQDAATYSNAYHPHYGPHHSPQADMLAGTNAVTFGMNIPSSNHKNVVKDACVTCHMGATPATGKPGHDYVGAHTFAMHWTNPQDSTQEVDNVAPCQTCHGNITSFDDIMAKKDYDGDGTIESAQDEVAGLLDEVGKLLPPLGDPKVVESSAYTPVQLKAAYNYEFVKNDGSYGIHNFQYAVNLLKASYEALTTGNIGAGTIVSITDVPNDQGKKVRVVWTKFGGDGIGVNPIQQYVLWRRVDDRTNGTNGKEIPVYESLESVPLNLITTLPGARVMINGQLWDFAGSVPASAQKTYSAIAPTLFDSTKTKGMYWSVFRISGLTKIPAVYTTSAPDSGYSVDNLSPAVPGDIMATETQTGAELSWNKPVDEDFNYFAIYRSTTPGFDPANTEPYATTTENKFSDNNVAMGNSYYYRLSAFDFSGNQSAFSKEIALTITKVNDTPRTTIPNQFVLKQNFPNPFNPSTKITFGLPSSEQTTLAIYNLLGAKVRLLAQGKFSAGYHSIVWDGRDDRGRVVGPGIYLYRLQSGSRILVNKMIFMK
- a CDS encoding transcriptional repressor → MPTKKEITICIQKCRENGLKATPQRLLIYNELGASNGHLSPEQLYHRVKKFQPSISLATVYKALDAFYSVGLVAKVTCQDCTSAYYETNTNHHHHLICKKCHRIEDIYSDQLDILSIPQSLIKEYKISGVSLQLEGICKKCQAK
- a CDS encoding T9SS type A sorting domain-containing protein, with translation MKKIFFFFACTLFYLGMAFPDGLLDVFAQDFVSSEKCLTCHKFPVGDKPAMAGWTTTFHATGITPVIGDSSMIPQHGVICDANQNGVDDFKDGLDLSTVPAFSAFGANAPKLAYDETNGYQVTIGDITYTVLLTYGGSGVYKQRYITKIPVGASGGVLSDGYYVLPIQYNEATHQWVQYSPDHWYDMSTHTPLFSTATSYGDIVTHGKSFDKGCAGCHFTGMSLSVTANGEFTAKAVHGSPLGDALAFDYDGDGTPDEINTGCLDCHYSAEGNHMGTGVGVANPKALGAERSSEVCGRCHSRGKSVGTMAGQNVSYPWAGTDDAHGTFLPGDTLANFYTDGGGYWGNPRKASKKHHQQWLDWKGTPHATTSYNHELPTSEGEVNCYSCHDPHNKTEWGHQLRLNPEDNSLCLDCHLSPYAFKDLSAVETHSMHPYNPDPTDGSDPSGRCTACHYPKSAKSAVAYDVSHHGEYVLTPDLTLKYKMPNSCAMCHNQNKYGEGAVDTLLATWSNPEDSVIATWAKSYMPLFTHDRQINTVQAKRIPSGTSPPVLDGVAEDVWNLATATTIDMVIAGVNQSAMQVELKALYDQNKIYLLAKWADPTFTVRRQELVYQDGVWKTTDQTDLTREDRIGIFWPITEIEGFKERGCMATCHNTRERWGKYLKTGELGDMWHSKGARTWPFGHVDDKFTDGNYKDAEGQYKEDGGRHGDGDGSPYYSNLKDGVPQWMGPKHDSNPPALYDTSFSQEPFPGTWAVQAKPYDPNAGWQNGDRLPKYVGKKVDPALPRANLLSGAKWENGTWTLEISRALNTGDAEHDVIFDDLTKAYPFAIATIDNGTQPAGRVFPNLHAHQGADYNLLVFEEFTDVNTIPFAMLPQDYRLQQNYPNPFNPTTKIAYDMKKSGHVQLAVFDMLGKHIQTLVDGFQEAGSHEAVFAGTDLPSGIYFYTLTVNGFQSTQKMILMK